A single window of Nicotiana sylvestris chromosome 3, ASM39365v2, whole genome shotgun sequence DNA harbors:
- the LOC138887014 gene encoding uncharacterized protein, whose translation MAKGWEEQLDTAKSYLDKAAQKMKKFADHKRRPIDYRIGDMVMVKFNPRLFKALRGMHQNLIRKYEGPFKIVSKVVKISYKLYMPLYLKIYPVFYASMLKPCHEDKDDPSRGQSSRALMTITASHDREIEAIMDYQAR comes from the coding sequence ATGGCCAAAGGATGGGAGGAGCAGCTTGACACTGCTAAGTCCTACTTGGATAAGGCAGCTcagaagatgaagaagtttgcgGACCATAAACGGCGTCCCATAGACTATAGAAttggggacatggtcatggtgaagtttaacccaagactgttcaaggcactacggggcatgcatcagaatttgattcgcaagtatgaggggccatttaagatcGTCTCCAAGGTAGTcaagatctcatacaagcttTACATGCCATTGTATCTTAAGATCTACCCTGTCTTCTATGCCAGCATGCTTAAGCCATGtcatgaagataaggatgatcCGAGTAGGGGTCAATCAAGTCGAGCGCTTATGACTATTACCGCCTCGCATGATC